In one Streptomyces venezuelae genomic region, the following are encoded:
- a CDS encoding DJ-1/PfpI family protein — protein sequence MQIAIALYERFTVLDAIGPYQTLVNLPGAETVLVAEQAGPVRDDNGSLALVADKSFEEVQRPDIVVVPGGPGQSDQMENEALLGWLRAVDATTTWTTSVCTGSLALAAAGLLKGRRATSHWLALAELDRLGVESTGERVVFDGKYVTAAGVSAGIDMGLTLAGRIAGDEHAQAVQLIAEYDPQPPYDAGSPEKAPAHLVARFRDGSRFGQ from the coding sequence ATGCAGATCGCCATCGCCTTGTACGAACGCTTCACCGTCCTCGATGCCATCGGCCCTTACCAGACACTGGTCAACCTCCCGGGCGCCGAGACCGTCCTCGTCGCCGAGCAGGCGGGCCCGGTGCGCGACGACAACGGCTCCCTCGCCCTCGTCGCCGACAAGTCCTTCGAGGAGGTCCAGCGGCCCGACATCGTGGTCGTGCCCGGCGGCCCCGGGCAGAGCGACCAGATGGAGAACGAGGCGCTCCTCGGCTGGCTCCGCGCGGTCGACGCCACGACCACCTGGACGACGTCCGTGTGCACCGGCTCGCTCGCGCTGGCCGCCGCGGGCCTCCTCAAGGGCCGCCGCGCCACCTCGCACTGGCTCGCGCTGGCCGAGCTGGACCGGCTCGGCGTCGAGTCGACGGGGGAGCGGGTCGTCTTCGACGGCAAGTACGTCACGGCGGCCGGTGTCTCCGCGGGCATCGACATGGGCCTCACCCTGGCCGGCCGGATCGCGGGCGACGAGCACGCGCAGGCCGTGCAGCTGATCGCCGAGTACGACCCCCAGCCGCCCTACGACGCCGGGTCCCCGGAGAAGGCGCCCGCGCACCTCGTCGCGCGGTTCCGCGACGGGAGCCGCTTCGGTCAGTAG
- a CDS encoding GlxA family transcriptional regulator, with protein sequence MTQRIVLVVLFDGVQSLDVTGPVEVFTGAGLCTGDTQDGYLVRTASPDGGPVRTSSGLTLVPDHALADAPVPHTLLVPGGHGTRGEDPGLTAWLREHGPRAERLVSVCTGAIRLAEAGLLEGRRATTHWAYCEKLARDHPGIDVDPDPIYVRDGHVATSAGVTAGIDLALALVEEDLGRHVALTVARHLVVFLRRPGNQAQFSVQLAAQTARREPLREVQQWITEHPAADLSVEALAARARLSPRHFARAFQADTGLTPGKYVERVRVEHARRLLEDTSDGVEEVSRACGYGTPEAMRRAFVKLLGAAPAEYRRRFRPVPAVPAAEATRHTDHPHR encoded by the coding sequence ATGACGCAGCGAATCGTCCTGGTCGTCCTCTTCGACGGCGTCCAGAGCCTTGATGTCACGGGTCCCGTGGAGGTGTTCACGGGCGCCGGGCTCTGCACGGGCGACACCCAGGACGGCTACCTCGTCCGTACGGCCTCCCCGGACGGCGGGCCCGTGCGCACCTCCAGCGGCCTCACCCTCGTCCCCGACCACGCGCTCGCCGACGCCCCCGTGCCGCACACCCTGCTGGTCCCGGGCGGCCACGGCACGCGCGGGGAGGACCCGGGGCTGACCGCCTGGCTGCGCGAGCACGGCCCGCGCGCGGAGCGCCTCGTCTCGGTCTGCACCGGCGCGATCCGCCTCGCCGAGGCGGGCCTCCTGGAAGGGCGCAGGGCGACGACGCACTGGGCGTACTGCGAGAAGCTCGCCAGGGACCATCCGGGCATCGACGTCGACCCCGACCCCATCTACGTACGGGACGGTCACGTCGCCACGTCCGCGGGGGTCACCGCGGGCATCGACCTCGCCCTGGCGCTCGTCGAGGAGGACCTGGGCCGCCACGTGGCGCTCACGGTCGCCCGCCACCTCGTGGTCTTCCTGCGGCGCCCGGGGAACCAGGCGCAGTTCAGCGTCCAGCTCGCCGCGCAGACCGCACGGCGCGAGCCGCTGCGCGAGGTCCAGCAGTGGATCACCGAGCACCCGGCCGCCGACCTCTCGGTCGAGGCACTCGCCGCGCGCGCCCGCCTCTCGCCCCGCCACTTCGCCCGCGCCTTCCAGGCGGACACCGGTCTGACCCCGGGCAAGTACGTCGAGCGCGTCCGCGTCGAACACGCGCGACGCCTCCTGGAGGACACCTCCGACGGCGTCGAGGAGGTCTCACGCGCCTGCGGCTACGGCACTCCCGAGGCCATGCGCCGCGCCTTCGTGAAGCTGCTCGGCGCGGCCCCGGCCGAGTACCGCCGCCGCTTCCGTCCCGTACCGGCCGTTCCGGCCGCCGAAGCCACCCGTCACACCGATCACCCACACCGATAG
- a CDS encoding SCO6745 family protein, with the protein MTSSTTSSSSSAALESRAGRRCHSVLNALHSTHYFSPDVNRELKGLGISHPTAVNFAVRAAALGAVGPGTVAATFYNYKYELVAAHVPQVWRTASPEDILAARLRGVDTTLRRLLGEELVASPELAEAADLALRATEACTRGARPLYAAHADLPVPEEPHLAYWHAATLLREHRGDGHLTALLGAGLDGLEALVSHTATGKGTRPKWVFSTRGWNQEEWDAAVDRLRDRGVLDGEGELTETGVALRRDVEAETDRLDRAPYEHLGAAGVERLTELGTLIAGAALQAGAFPADLLGKR; encoded by the coding sequence ATGACCTCTTCGACGACCTCGTCCTCCTCGTCCGCCGCACTGGAGTCACGGGCCGGACGCCGTTGCCACTCCGTCCTGAACGCCCTGCACTCGACGCACTACTTCTCGCCGGACGTGAACCGGGAGCTGAAGGGCCTCGGCATCTCCCACCCCACCGCCGTGAACTTCGCCGTGCGCGCGGCGGCGCTCGGTGCCGTCGGCCCCGGGACGGTGGCGGCCACCTTCTACAACTACAAGTACGAGCTCGTCGCCGCGCACGTCCCCCAGGTGTGGCGGACGGCCTCTCCGGAGGACATCCTCGCGGCGCGTCTGCGGGGCGTGGACACGACGCTGCGGCGGCTGCTCGGCGAGGAGCTCGTCGCCTCGCCCGAGCTTGCCGAGGCCGCGGACCTCGCGCTGCGCGCCACCGAGGCGTGCACGCGCGGCGCCCGCCCGCTGTACGCCGCCCACGCCGACCTGCCCGTCCCCGAGGAGCCGCACCTCGCCTACTGGCACGCGGCGACGCTGCTGCGCGAGCACCGCGGCGACGGCCATCTGACCGCGCTGCTCGGCGCCGGACTCGACGGCCTCGAAGCCCTGGTGAGCCACACCGCGACCGGCAAGGGCACCCGGCCGAAGTGGGTCTTCTCCACCCGCGGCTGGAACCAGGAGGAGTGGGACGCGGCCGTGGACCGGCTGCGGGACCGCGGAGTGCTCGACGGCGAGGGCGAGTTGACGGAGACCGGCGTGGCGCTGCGCCGGGACGTCGAGGCCGAGACGGACCGCCTGGACCGGGCCCCGTACGAGCACCTGGGCGCGGCGGGCGTCGAGCGGCTCACCGAGCTCGGCACCCTCATCGCCGGCGCCGCGCTCCAGGCCGGGGCGTTCCCGGCGGACCTGCTCGGCAAGCGCTGA
- a CDS encoding LPFR motif small protein: MFRAIADVLRQIGGALATVVTLPFRAVARLFGGASRSAGRGGRRSGHTGRASRV; encoded by the coding sequence ATGTTCCGTGCCATAGCGGACGTTCTGCGCCAGATCGGCGGCGCACTCGCCACGGTCGTCACCCTGCCGTTCCGGGCCGTGGCCCGACTGTTCGGCGGAGCGTCCCGTTCCGCGGGGCGGGGCGGGCGACGGTCGGGACACACGGGCCGGGCCAGCCGGGTCTGA